A genomic region of Euzebyales bacterium contains the following coding sequences:
- a CDS encoding DUF1876 domain-containing protein — MPVAKRWTVDIYLSEHPEDEVVHTHAEARLHTQDATDLRGRGEARKHPKDADVPEIGDELAAARALSDLAHQLLHAAADDIEGVTHQPVADLVD, encoded by the coding sequence ATGCCGGTCGCGAAGCGTTGGACCGTCGACATCTATCTCAGTGAGCACCCCGAAGACGAGGTGGTGCACACCCACGCCGAGGCACGGCTGCACACGCAGGACGCCACCGACCTGCGCGGCCGCGGTGAGGCACGCAAGCACCCGAAGGACGCCGACGTACCCGAGATCGGTGATGAGCTCGCCGCCGCCAGAGCACTGTCGGACCTCGCGCACCAGCTGCTCCATGCCGCTGCAGATGACATCGAGGGCGTGACCCACCAGCCCGTCGC